The following are from one region of the Salvia hispanica cultivar TCC Black 2014 chromosome 1, UniMelb_Shisp_WGS_1.0, whole genome shotgun sequence genome:
- the LOC125194574 gene encoding uncharacterized protein LOC125194574 yields the protein MGSIDCMYWEWKNCPVAWKGQFTTGFKSNHPSMILEVVADYRLWIWHAYFGVAGSNIDINVLQSSPIFNDECRGEGPEISFVENGTQYRMEYYLADGIYPQDEGFAAERWAPEDGASSSHGVASAPIQMGVPRSNEYLIQRFADIRRSTAHDQLQVDLIEEVWARRGGGVA from the exons ATGGGCAGCATTGATTGCATGTATTGGGAGTGGAAAAACTGCCCGGTGGCGTGGAAAGGCCAGTTCACTACTGGTTTCAAAAGCAATCATCCTTCAATGATCCTGGAAGTCGTTGCTGACTACCGtttgtggatctggcatgcgtatttcggtGTTGCAGGTTCGAACATCGACATCAACGTTCTGCAGTCGTCGCCTATCTTCAATGATGAGTGCCGGGGAGAGGGTCCAGAGATCAGTTTCGTAGAAAACGGCACGCAGTATCGCATGGAATACTATTTGGCAGATGGAATATACCCTC aagatgaaggatttgcTGCAGAACGTTGGGCACCGGAAGATGGTGCAAGTTCAAGTCACGGCGTTGCCTCCGCGCCGATACAGATGGGTGTACCACGTAGTAATGAATATCTGATCCAACGTTTCGCTGATATACGCAGGAGCACAGCACATGACCAACTCCAGGTCGATTTGATTGAAGAGGTCTGGGCACGTAGGGGAGGCGGCGTAGCGTGA
- the LOC125206869 gene encoding cytokinin riboside 5'-monophosphate phosphoribohydrolase LOG1-like isoform X2 — MERESELKTSKFKTICVFCGSSQGNKVSYQEAAIELGNVLVARSIDLVYGGGSIGLMGLVSQAVYDGGCHVTGVIPKTLMPRELTGQTVGKVKAVADMHQRKAEMAKHSDAFIALPGGYGTLEELLEVITWAQLGIHDKPVGLLNVDGYYNSLLSFIDKAVEEGFISPNARHIIVSAPTAKELVKKLEEYVPRHERVASKLSWEIEQQLGYSQSYDIAR, encoded by the exons atggagagagagagtgaattGAAAACATCAAAGTTTAAGACGATTTGCGTCTTCTGTGGGAGTAGCCAAGGCAACAAAGTTAGCTATCAAGAAGCTGCGATTGAACTCGGCAacgttttg GTTGCAAGGAGCATTGATTTAGTGTATGGAGGAGGCAGCATAGGCCTAATGGGGCTGGTTTCTCAGGCTGTCTACGACGGCGGCTGCCACGTCACTGG AGTGATTCCCAAGACGCTCATGCCTCGAGAG TTAACTGGACAAACAGTAGGCAAAGTGAAGGCAGTTGCAGACATGCATCAAAGGAAGGCAGAAATGGCCAAGCATTCTGATGCTTTTATTGCCTTACCAG GTGGTTATGGAACTCTGGAGGAACTGCTTGAAGTCATAACATGGGCTCAGCTCGGGATCCATGACAAGCCG GTCGGTTTGCTGAACGTGGATGGATACTACAACTCGCTGCTCTCATTCATCGACAAAGCAGTCGAGGAAGGCTTCATCAGCCCCAATGCTCGCCACATCATTGTGTCTGCACCAACAGCCAAAGAGCTTGTGAAGAAGCTAGAG GAATACGTTCCACGCCACGAGAGAGTAGCTTCGAAACTGAGCTGGGAGATAGAGCAGCAGCTAGGCTACTCCCAGAGTTATGATATTGCCAGATGA
- the LOC125206869 gene encoding cytokinin riboside 5'-monophosphate phosphoribohydrolase LOG1-like isoform X1: protein MERESELKTSKFKTICVFCGSSQGNKVSYQEAAIELGNVLVARSIDLVYGGGSIGLMGLVSQAVYDGGCHVTGVIPKTLMPRELTGQTVGKVKAVADMHQRKAEMAKHSDAFIALPGLPLSIPLFEIVLSSIIDQPIDYWTGGYGTLEELLEVITWAQLGIHDKPVGLLNVDGYYNSLLSFIDKAVEEGFISPNARHIIVSAPTAKELVKKLEEYVPRHERVASKLSWEIEQQLGYSQSYDIAR from the exons atggagagagagagtgaattGAAAACATCAAAGTTTAAGACGATTTGCGTCTTCTGTGGGAGTAGCCAAGGCAACAAAGTTAGCTATCAAGAAGCTGCGATTGAACTCGGCAacgttttg GTTGCAAGGAGCATTGATTTAGTGTATGGAGGAGGCAGCATAGGCCTAATGGGGCTGGTTTCTCAGGCTGTCTACGACGGCGGCTGCCACGTCACTGG AGTGATTCCCAAGACGCTCATGCCTCGAGAG TTAACTGGACAAACAGTAGGCAAAGTGAAGGCAGTTGCAGACATGCATCAAAGGAAGGCAGAAATGGCCAAGCATTCTGATGCTTTTATTGCCTTACCAGGTTTGCCACTATCAATTCcattatttgaaattgtttTGTCTTCCATCATTGATCAACCAATTGATTATTGGACAGGTGGTTATGGAACTCTGGAGGAACTGCTTGAAGTCATAACATGGGCTCAGCTCGGGATCCATGACAAGCCG GTCGGTTTGCTGAACGTGGATGGATACTACAACTCGCTGCTCTCATTCATCGACAAAGCAGTCGAGGAAGGCTTCATCAGCCCCAATGCTCGCCACATCATTGTGTCTGCACCAACAGCCAAAGAGCTTGTGAAGAAGCTAGAG GAATACGTTCCACGCCACGAGAGAGTAGCTTCGAAACTGAGCTGGGAGATAGAGCAGCAGCTAGGCTACTCCCAGAGTTATGATATTGCCAGATGA
- the LOC125202556 gene encoding 29 kDa ribonucleoprotein A, chloroplastic-like → MAAAAASLHSLSLSLTPQTLCFVSASSLAPSSLKPLALPRSPLLSLSTAHPIPKFVRNVAISSELGEEVDEGEDEKASPQPNFSPELKLFVGNLPFTVDSSRLAGLFEQAGNVEMVEVIYDKATGRSRGFGFVTMSTVEEVEAAAQQFNGYELQGRALRVSSGPPPPRDENFSPRGPRGGSSIDNTNRLYVGNLAWGVDNLTLETLFSEQGKVKEATVVYDRDSGRSRGFGFVTYGSAQEVDNAIRSFDGMDLNGRSIRVSRAEARPKREY, encoded by the exons atggctgctgctgctgcctcGCTCcactccctctctctctccctcactCCGCAAACCCTATGCTTCGTTTCCGCGTCTTCGCTTGCTCCCTCTTCTCTCAAGCCCCTCGCATTGCCAAGGTCCCCccttctctccctctctacCGCCCACCCAATCCCTAAATTCGTCCGCAACGTCGCCATTTCCTCTGAATTGGGCGAAGAGGTGGACGAGGGAGAGGATGAAAAGGCGTCTCCGCAGCCCAATTTCTCCCCCGAGTTGAAACTTTTCGTGGGGAATTTGCCCTTCACCGTTGATAGCTCCCGGCTTGCTGGCCTGTTTGAACAAGCCGGGAATGTTGAGATGGTTGAg GTTATCTACGACAAGGCTACAGGAAGAAGCCGGGGTTTTGGTTTCGTGACTATGTCCACAGTCGAGGAAGTAGAAGCTGCCGCTCAACAATTCAATGGATAT GAACTTCAAGGTAGGGCTTTGAGGGTGAGCTCTGGCCCACCACCTCCGAGGGATGAAAATTTCTCGCCCCGAGGACCCAGGGGAGGGTCGAGTATAGACAACACCAACAGGCTTTATGTGGGTAACCTTGCGTGGGGTGTTGACAATCTTACACTCGAAACCTTGTTTAGCGAGCAGGGGAAGGTTAAGGAAGCAACTGTTGTCTATGACCGAGACAGTGGTAGGTCGAGGGGTTTTGGTTTCGTAACATATGGTTCAGCTCAAGAGGTTGACAATGCTATCAGATCATTCGATGGCATG GACCTCAACGGTAGATCTATTCGAGTGAGCAGAGCTGAAGCCCGTCCAAAGCGTGAATATTAA
- the LOC125215641 gene encoding synaptotagmin-3-like, with protein MGFLESLLEWIGFGFGIPIGIVVGFLVFIYFDPTDVSKEVVINSVNEFDSSSIVDIMPNLPLWVMNPDYERVDWLNRVILDAWPYIDKAACGIIKTTAEAIFAEYIGQYQIKSIDFERLTLGSLPPKIHGLKPQESNENELVLDLALRWAGDADIALEVKLSSLRLAIQVVDIQISSATRIVLRPFVPSFPCFSSIAVSLMEKPMVDFGLRIMGCDIMSVPGVYHILQDIVARQVAKLYLWPQTLEIDILDSSLGATKKPVGILHVKVVRAHNLLNMDFLSTSDPYVKLSLTGERLPSKKTTVKKNNLNPEWNETFKLTVKDPMSQVLQLKLYDWEKVGAHDYLGMQVVPLNTLVPYEKQDITLDLQNSMDPNDPHNKKPHGQITFETTFVPFLEDSKKFSSSSGSSGDGSSRNGHESMSLSGTGLLLVRVVEAKDVEGKTSPSSPYATVLFRGDKRRTKTVKKTRNPYWNEEFQFVLDEAPVKDFIKIEVMSKRRRMGVMCKDSLGYVEIHLADVVDNEHINEKYHLIDSRDGIIHLDIRWKVV; from the exons ATGGGATTTCTAGAGAGTTTGTTGGAATGGATAGGATTTGGGTTTGGGATTCCAATAGGAATCGTTGTCGGATTCTTGGTGTTTATATACTTTGACCCCACAGATGTATCCAAG GAGGTTGTGATTAACTCGGTTAATGAATTTGACTCGAGCTCCATAGTTGATATCATGCCTAATCTTCCACTATGGGTGATGAATCCAGACTATGAGAGA GTTGATTGGTTAAACAGAGTAATCCTTGATGCATGGCCATATATTGATAAG GCAGCGTGTGGGATTATAAAGACCACAGCGGAAGCTATCTTTGCAGAGTATATTGGCCAATATCAGATCAAATCGATAGATTTTGAACGCCTTACTCTTGGAAGCCTTCCTCCCAAGATTCATG GTCTGAAGCCCCAAGAGTCTAATGAGAATGAACTAGTTCTTGATCTTGCACTGAGATGGGCTGGGGATGCTGACATTGCTCTGGAAGTAAAATTGTCATCTCTACGACTAGCTATCCAG GTTGTAGACATTCAAATATCATCAGCAACAAGGATCGTTTTGAGACCTTTTGTACCGTCATTCCCATGTTTTTCAAGCATTGCCGTTTCCCTGATGGAGAAG CCAATGGTAGACTTTGGGCTTCGAATTATGGGATGTGATATTATGTCAGTACCCGGTGTGTACCATATTTTACAG GACATTGTGGCGAGGCAAGTCGCTAAGCTTTATCTCTGGCCCCAAACGTTAGAGATAGACATCCTTGATAGTTCATT AGGGGCTACGAAGAAGCCTGTTGGAATACTACATGTCAAGGTTGTAAGAGCACACAATCTCTTAAACATGGATTTCCTGAGCACATCTGATCCCTATGTTAAACTGAGCCTCACAGGGGAAAGACTCCCTTCAAAGAAGACGACGGTCAAGAAGAATAATCTTAATCCCGAATGGAACGAGACCTTCAAGCTGACCGTGAAGGACCCTATGTCCCAAGTTCTACAGCTGAAACTCTATGATTGGGAAAAG GTTGGTGCTCATGACTATCTAGGAATGCAGGTAGTTCCACTGAATACGCTCGTTCCATACGAGAAACAAGACATCACGCTTGATTTGCAGAATAGCATGGACCCGAACGACCCTCATAATAAGAAGCCACACGGCCAGATCACATTCGAGACGACCTTTGTTCCTTTTCTCGAAGACAGCAAGAAATTTAGTTCATCATCTGGTTCTTCAGGAGATGGAAGTTCAAGAAACGGCCATGAAAGCATGTCGTTGAGTGGGACGGGGCTGCTCCTTGTTAGAGTTGTGGAGGCTAAGGATGTTGAAGGGAAGACCAGCCCGAGCAGCCCTTATGCCACAGTCCTGTTTAGAGGCGACAAACGGCGAACTAAG ACTGTGAAGAAAACTCGAAACCCTTATTGGAACGAAGAATTCCAGTTCGTGCTAGATGAGGCTCCCGTGAAGGATTTCATCAAGATCGAGGTTATGAGCAAGAGACGGCGCATGGGAGTCATGTGTAAG GACTCGTTGGGGTACGTAGAGATTCACTTGGCCGATGTGGTCGACAACGAGCATATCAACGAGAAGTATCATCTGATCGACTCGAGAGATGGAATTATACATTTGGACATAAGGTGGAAAGTTGTATAA